The following proteins come from a genomic window of Miscanthus floridulus cultivar M001 chromosome 2, ASM1932011v1, whole genome shotgun sequence:
- the LOC136536361 gene encoding auxin-responsive protein SAUR71-like, giving the protein MSWKRKTGSGGGQAESPTRGAAEEEKVVVPRGHVPMLLAGGDDSGDHGERVLVPVRLLSDPSVAELLDMAAQRYGYGQPGVLRVPCDAGHFRQVLDGAMHRRCGISSSVWSVGWFVSFGS; this is encoded by the coding sequence ATGTCCTGGAAGAGGAAgacgggcagcggcggcggccaggcGGAATCGCCCACCCGGGGcgccgccgaggaggagaaggTCGTTGTCCCGCGAGGGCACGTCCCGATGCTGCTCGCCGGCGGGGACGACTCGGGCGATCATGGCGAGCGCGTGCTGGTGCCGGTGCGGCTGCTCAGCGACCCTTCCGTCGCGGAGCTGCTGGACATGGCGGCGCAGCGGTACGGGTACGGCCAGCCGGGCGTGCTGCGGGTGCCCTGTGACGCCGGCCACTTCCGCCAGGTCCTCGACGGCGCCATGCACAGACGATGCGGCATCAGCTCGTCAGTCTGGTCGGTTGGTTGGTTCGTATCgtttggttcgtga
- the LOC136536362 gene encoding BTB/POZ and MATH domain-containing protein 1-like has product MRPPNQHQHLGHLLAGQVGTDVQFKVGSDLFSAHKCILATRSTAFLAEFFGPAGKENRTDVSRVRIRIDDMEPRVFKALLHFIYTDALPEVHEDDKVVIAQGLLVAADRYAMERLKLICANMLCSYISDARMAITTVDLADKHGCPRLREACKKFLMDHFSKERENTVGSGNKQQS; this is encoded by the exons ATGCGGCcgccaaaccagcaccagcacctcGGCCACCTCCTAGCAGGCCAGGTGGGAACTGATGTGCAATTTAAGGTTGGCAGTGATCTGTTCTCGGCGCACAAGTGCATTCTCGCCACCCGGTCCACGGCCTTCCTGGCCGAGTTCTTTGGCCCAGCAGGGAAGGAGAACCGCACTGATGTCAGTCGTGTGCGCATCCGCATAGACGACATGGAGCCGAGGGTGTTCAAGGCTTTGCTCCATTTCATCTACACCGACGCTCTCCCTGAAGTACACGAGGACGACAAGGTCGTGATTGCACAGGGTCTGCTTGTGGCAGCAGACCGGTATGCCATGGAGAGGCTGAAGTTGATCTGTGCCAACATGCTCTGCAGCTACATAAGCGATGCACGTATGGCCATCACTACAGTGGACCTTGCAGACAAACATGGCTGCCCTAGGCTCAGGGAGGCGTGCAAGAAGTTCCTCATGGACCACTTCA GCAAGGAGAGGGAAAATACAGTAGGATCTGGGAATAAGCAACAATCTTGA